The following proteins are encoded in a genomic region of Hippocampus zosterae strain Florida chromosome 2, ASM2543408v3, whole genome shotgun sequence:
- the tmem163b gene encoding transmembrane protein 163 produces MTDDKLPEPPADPDLTAARQPTGRNGQCEQADSPKQREDHPRHQASNGSQGELIKMDQEMRITESIEDGGLLESSMRLKPHEAQSYRKKALWVSWASIGATIILAIAAFTVSIMRHSASAFGFAFDATLDVLSSFIVLWRYSNAAAVHSAHREYIACVILGVIFILSSLCILGKAIHDLATKLLPEVDDFLFSVSIVSGVVCIFLATIKFMLGKVLTSRALITDGFNSLVGGVMGFSILISAEVFKHEPMIWYLDGTIGVLIGLIILAYGVKLLLDMIPRVRQTRNYERFE; encoded by the exons ATGACGGACGACAAACTGCCGGAACCGCCCGCCGACCCAGACTTGACTGCGGCAAGGCAGCCCACTGGGAGAAACGGTCAGTGCGAGCAGGCGGACTCCCCCAAGCAGCGAGAAGACCACCCGCGTCATCAGGCCAGCAACGGCAGTCAGGGAGAGCTGATCAAGATGGACCAGGAGATGAGGATTACCGAGAGCATCGAGGACGGAG GTCTTCTGGAGAGCAGCATGCGCCTGAAACCACACGAAGCACAAAGCTACCGCAAAAAGGCCCTGTGGGTTTCTTGGGCGTCCATCGGGGCCACAATCATCCTGGCGATTGCCGCCTTCA CTGTCTCCATCATGCGACACAGCGCTTCTGCTTTTGGATTTGCT tTTGACGCCACGCTGGATGTCCTCTCCTCATTCATTGTGCTGTGGCGTTACAGCAATGCTGCAGCCGTCCACTCTGCTCATCGGGAATACAT TGCCTGCGTCATCCTGGGTGTGATTTTCATCTTGTCCTCCTTGTGCATATTGGGTAAGGCCATCCATGACCTGGCCACCAAGCTGCTGCCTGAAGTG GATGATTTCCTCTTCAGCGTCTCCATTGTCAGCGGCGTGGTCTGCATCTTCCTGGCCACCATCAAGTTCATGCTGGGCAAGGTGCTCACGAGTCGGGCCCTCATTACAGACG GCTTTAACTCTCTGGTGGGGGGTGTCATGGGCTTCTCCATTCTCATCAGCGCGGAGGTGTTCAAGCATGAGCCCATGATCTGGTACCTGGATGGGACAATAGGCGTCCTCATTGGCCTGATCATCCTTGCCTATGGAGTCAA GCTGCTGCTGGACATGATCCCACGAGTGAGACAAACCAGGAACTACGAGCGCTTTGAGTAA
- the ccnt2b gene encoding cyclin-T2b: protein MAVHRGPSTKWLFTREQLENTPSRRCGIEADRELSYRQQAANLIQDIGQRLNVSQLIINTAIVYMHRFYMIHSFTKFHRNIISQTTLFLAAKVEEQPRKLEHVIKIAHACINPQEPALDTKSNAFHQQSQELGILETIVLQTLGFEITIDHPHTDVVRCSQLVRASKDLAQTSYFMATNSLHLTTFCLQYRPTVVACVCIHLACKWSNWEIPVSTDGKHWWEYVDRTVTLQLLDELTHEFLQILERTPSRLKRIRNWRAIQAAKKPKTEGPAVDAAFQGASLDSLPGVAGSFFPSTSASDSAEMSLGAMTGSYASYQSLSDPFLQPPHSDFAVLKHVHKTAGGSASKPQQLAVNAAPFVRPQKVLTLEKYREKHAAELALQNGIKEEAGTDMYTPPTAAASHHHKKRCQTLPGGQSGDGRREKSSSKKTRAPASFAENGSATSEELKMRIKVSSECHGGSDQGKDKHKEHASHRHSKHGHAHPYSLSANCRVDAGSVSQRPPGSHSAECGSGSSRKRPHPDGGHNHHHHHSSKSSRSSKAALSSAHYSDSSQRMMEHHGHDGTNGLLTANGQHTDYKDTFDMLDSLLSAQGMNL from the exons ATGGCGGTGCACCGGGGACCCTCAACGAAATGGCTCTTCACCCGGGAACAGCTTGAAAACACGCCGTCTCGACGCTGCGGGATCGAGGCTGACAGGGAACTTTCTTACCGACAACAAGCCGCTAATCTAATCCAAGACATCGGCCAGAGGCTCAACGT CTCTCAACTGATCATCAACACCGCAATAGTATACATGCACAGATTTTATATGATTCACTCTTTCACCAAGTTCCACAGAAAT ATAATCTCCCAAACAACGTTGTTTCTAGCAGCTAAAGTCGAAGAGCAGCCTCGGAAACTGGAGCATGTCATTAAAATAGCTCATGCCTGCATAAATCCCCAAGAGCCTGCCCTTGACACTAAAAGCAAT GCATTCCATCAGCAGTCGCAAGAGCTCGGAATACTGGAAACCATCGTCCTGCAAACCCTGG GTTTTGAAATAACTATAGACCATCCACACACTGATGTTGTGAGGTGCTCCCAGCTTGTACGAG CAAGCAAGGATTTGGCACAGACTTCCTATTTCATGGCTACCAACAG TTTGCACCTCACCACATTCTGCCTGCAGTATCGGCCCACCGTAGTTGCCTGCGTCTGTATCCACCTGGCCTGCAAGTGGTCCAACTGGGAGATCCCCGTGTCGACCGACGGCAAGCACTGGTGGGAGTACGTAGACCGCACCGTGACGCTGCAGCTGCTGGACG AGCTCACCCACGAGTTTCTTCAGATCCTGGAGAGGACGCCCAGCAGGCTGAAGAGGATACGTAACTGGAGG GCCATTCAAGCTGCTAAGAAGCCAAAGACGGAAGGTCCTGCTGTGGACGCTGCCTTCCAGGGGGCCTCGTTAGACAGCCTTCCTGGCGTCGCCGGCTCCTTCTTCCCTTCCACCTCAGCGTCAGACTCTGCGGAGATGTCCCTCGGCGCCATGACGGGCTCCTATGCCTCCTACCAGTCTCTCAGTGACCCTTTCTTGCAGCCTCCCCACTCGGATTTTGCTGTGTTGAAACACGTACACAAAACTGCCGGGGGCTCTGCGAGTAAACCCCAGCAGCTTGCTGTAAACGCGGCACCGTTTGTGCGGCCGCAGAAAGTCTTAACTCTCGAAAAGTACAGAGAGAAACATGCGGCAGAGCTGGCTCTGCAGAACGGCATCAAAGAGGAGGCCGGCACAGACATGTACACACCGCCTACCGCCGCTGCCTCGCACCATCACAAGAAACGCTGTCAGACACTGCCGGGCGGCCAGTCGGGCGACGGTAGGCGTGAGAAATCAAGCTCCAAAAAGACTCGGGCGCCCGCTTCTTTTGCCGAGAACGGCTCGGCCACCAGCGAGGAGCTCAAGATGAGGATCAAAGTTTCGTCAGAGTGCCACGGTGGCTCCGATCAGGGCAAAGACAAGCACAAGGAGCACGCTAGCCACCGCCACTCCAAACACGGCCACGCCCACCCGTATTCCCTCAGCGCTAATTGCCGGGTGGATGCCGGCTCCGTGTCCCAGCGACCTCCCGGTAGCCACAGCGCCGAATGTGGCTCGGGCTCCTCCCGAAAGAGGCCTCACCCTGACGGCGGCCacaatcaccaccaccaccactcgtCCAAAAGCAGCAGGAGCTCGAAGGCGGCCCTAAGCTCCGCCCACTACTCAGACAGCAGCCAGAGGATGATGGAGCATCACGGCCACGATGGTACCAACGGCCTGCTGACGGCTAACGGCCAACACACTGACTACAAAGACACTTTTGACATGCTGGACTCTTTACTAAGTGCCCAAGGAATGAACTTATAA